TCCTCGTCGGGAGAGACGACGGCGGCGTCGGCGTCCGGCCGGCTCACGTCGGTCACGCGCGGCCTCCCGTCCGCGGCTGGCCCCGCCGTCGTCCCCCACGTGACCGCACCGCCGGGGGACGGTGTGGCCGAGGCATCGACCGTGGCGGCACGTGCCGGGACCACGACACGGGGCTGGGGAGCTTCGGGTAGCTCTTCGTCCTCACGGTTACCGTTACTTCTTGCCGGAGTCACCTAACTCTGCTGGGTGTGCCCAGGTCACATCCCGGACCGTCGGCGACCCGCCTCACTCCGGCGTCGCTGCGCGGCGCGTGCCCGGCTCGACCCCGGCTCCCTCCGCCGACGACCGGTCGGCGCGTCGACCGCCCCTCGGCTGCTCGACTTCTCGGTCGGCTCGACCGTAGACTAGTTATATGAGTGACAAGATGCAACGTACGGTCGCGATGTACAACGTGCTCGTGGCAGTCGATCGGGAGACGGATCGGGCGGCCCGGCAGGCGAGATACGTCGAGCGCCTCGCGAGCGACGGTGCGGAGATCACGGCGACGGTCCTCTACGTGGTCTCTCCGGAGACGTTCGGCCGGGCCGAGGACGTGGCGTTCTCGGAGGTCGACGCGGCGGTCGACGCCGCCCGCTCCCTCGAGGAGGCGGGGGTTCCGGTGGACCGGATCGTCGGCGACGGCGGCGTTCCGCAACAGATCGTCCGCACCGCCGAGGAACTCGACGTCGACGAGATCGTGATGGGCGGCCACAAGCGAACGGGCGTGACGCAGGTCCTCCTCGGGAGCGTCGTCCACGACGTCGTGCTCTCGGCCGAGCGACCGGTCACGGTCGCCGGGGGAAGCGTCTCGTTCGGCAGGGACCGGCGGACGGTGCTCGTCCCGGTCGACCGCGACGCCGACCGCGCGCTGGATCAGGCGTCGTACGTGGCGAACCTGCCGAACGCCGGGGAGCGCGTCGACGCGGTCGTGCTGTACGTGTTCCCCCACCAGGACTACGCGGGTGCCCCGCCGCACGAGTTCGGGGAAGTCGAAGCGGCGGTCGCAGTGGCCGACTACCTCGACGGACGGGGAGTGTCCGTCGATCGACTGGCGCCCGGCGGCGAGGTCGTCCGGACGATCCTCGACACCGCCGAGGAGCACGACGTCGACGGGATCGTAATGGGCGGCCGGAAGCGATCCGGTGTCCAGAAGGTGATCCTGGGGAGCACGTCGCTGGACGCCATGCTCTCGGCCGAACGCCCGGTGACGATCGTCGGCTAGCGCGGTCGCGTGCGTCGTCGTCCGACGCCCCGGACCCAGCCACGCGGGCCCAGCACCGTCGCGCGTCACGCGCTCGCCGGTCGACCCGACGCTTTTTACCGCTCCGTCGCCGGCTATCCCCACATGAACGGAGGCGGGGACGCCGAGCGCGACGCGGGAGCGAGCGACACCACCGGCGGTGAGCGTCGGGACGGCCACGAGGGGAGCGCCGATCCCGGCGACGCGGCCGACGCGGACCCGGCACTCGGTGCCCCCGCCGCGATGCTCGACGTTCGCGAGGACCTGACGCCGATGATGGCGCAGTACACCGATCTCTGCGAGGCCCACGACGACGCGCTCGTGTTGTTCCAGGTCGGCGACTTCTACGAGGCCTTCTGTCAGGCCGCCGAGACCGTCGCGCGGGTCTGTGAGGTGACGCTCACGAAGCGCGAGGATTCGACCGGGCGCTATCCGATGGCGGGCGTCCCGATCGACAACGCCGCCTCGTACGTCGACCGACTGCTCGACGCCGGCTACCGCGTCGCGCTCGCCGACCAGATCGAACCGGCCGAGGAGGCCTCGGGGCTCGTCGACCGCGCCGTCACGCAGGTGATCACTCCGGGGACGCTCGTCGACGACGAACTCCTGGCGGGGAGCACCGCGAACTACCTCGGGGCGGTCGTCCGCGGGGGCGGCGACGGCGACGGAGCGAACGCGGCCACGGCGACGTACGGCTTCGCGGTCGTCGACGTCTCGACCGGCGAGTGTCTGGTGACGAGCGGTGACCGGGCAACGGTCCGCGAAGAGATCGAACGGCTCGCCCCCGCGGAACTGCTCACCGCGCCCGAGGTCGACCTCGACGCGACGCCGGTCGCGGGCGAGGCGATGCGGACGTCGTTCGATCCGAGGGCGTTCAGCCTCGACGCCGCCCGCGACCGACTGGCGGCGTACGCCCGCCCGGACGCGGTGCTCGACGGCGACGCGGAGATCCGCGCGGCCGGGGCGGCGCTCGCGTACGCCGAGTACACCCAGGGTGGCGACCGGCTCGACTACGTCTCGCGGGTGACGCGGTTCGACCCCCGCGAATCCATGCGGCTGGACGCCACGGCCCTTCGGAGTCTCGAACTGTTCGACTCTCGGTCGCTGTCGGGCCGGACGCTGATGGGGACGCTCGACGACACCGCGTGCGCGCTCGGTCGCCGCCGCCTGGAGACGTGGCTCCGGCGACCGAGCGTCGACCACGCCGAGTGTGAGGCCCGGCTCGACGCGGTCGAGGCGCTCTCGACGGAGGGGGTCGATCGCGAGACGCTCCGGGAGCGCCTCCGGGAGGTGTACGACCTCGAACGGCTCGTCGGACGCGTCTCGCGCGAGCGGGCCAACGCCCGCGACCTCCGCGCCCTCGCGACGACGCTCGCGGTCGTCCCCGACGTGCGCGAGGCGCTCGCGTCGGTCGCCGCCGCCCACGACGCGACCCGACTCCGAACCCTCCAAGAGCGCCTCGACGACTGCGCGGACGTCCGCGCGCTCGTCGAGGAGGCGATCGTCGCCGACCCGCCCCAGGAGATCACCGAGGGCGGCGTCGTCCGCGAGGGATTCGATTCCGAGTTGGACGATCTCCGAGCGACCGAACGCGAGGGGCGCGAGTGGGTGTCGAAGCTCGAAGCGCGCGAACGCGAGCGGACGGGGATCGACTCGCTCGACGTCGGCTACACGCAGGTCCACGGCTACTACATCGAGGTGACGAACCCGAACCTC
This Salinigranum marinum DNA region includes the following protein-coding sequences:
- a CDS encoding universal stress protein; this encodes MQRTVAMYNVLVAVDRETDRAARQARYVERLASDGAEITATVLYVVSPETFGRAEDVAFSEVDAAVDAARSLEEAGVPVDRIVGDGGVPQQIVRTAEELDVDEIVMGGHKRTGVTQVLLGSVVHDVVLSAERPVTVAGGSVSFGRDRRTVLVPVDRDADRALDQASYVANLPNAGERVDAVVLYVFPHQDYAGAPPHEFGEVEAAVAVADYLDGRGVSVDRLAPGGEVVRTILDTAEEHDVDGIVMGGRKRSGVQKVILGSTSLDAMLSAERPVTIVG
- the mutS gene encoding DNA mismatch repair protein MutS, which produces MLDVREDLTPMMAQYTDLCEAHDDALVLFQVGDFYEAFCQAAETVARVCEVTLTKREDSTGRYPMAGVPIDNAASYVDRLLDAGYRVALADQIEPAEEASGLVDRAVTQVITPGTLVDDELLAGSTANYLGAVVRGGGDGDGANAATATYGFAVVDVSTGECLVTSGDRATVREEIERLAPAELLTAPEVDLDATPVAGEAMRTSFDPRAFSLDAARDRLAAYARPDAVLDGDAEIRAAGAALAYAEYTQGGDRLDYVSRVTRFDPRESMRLDATALRSLELFDSRSLSGRTLMGTLDDTACALGRRRLETWLRRPSVDHAECEARLDAVEALSTEGVDRETLRERLREVYDLERLVGRVSRERANARDLRALATTLAVVPDVREALASVAAAHDATRLRTLQERLDDCADVRALVEEAIVADPPQEITEGGVVREGFDSELDDLRATEREGREWVSKLEARERERTGIDSLDVGYTQVHGYYIEVTNPNLDRVPDEYTRRQTLKNSERFYTPELKRREDEIISASERADSLEYEVFCEVRSSVAAETERLQELADVLATLDVLATFAACAVEHDYARPTFGTDAIEIEGGRHPVVERTTEFVPNDVDFSTGRIALVTGPNMSGKSTYMRQIALTCLMAQAGSFVPASRARLRVVDRVFTRVGASDDIAGGQSTFMREMAELTEVLHGATERSLVLLDEVGRGTSTTDGLAIARATTEFLHDEVGATTLFATHYHELTDLAEDHEGVFTLHFTADRDGDDVTFLHRVAAGPSSSSYGIEVARLAGVPDRVVERARALVERAEAAEEQTKSAPVETPPRDAPAATDARPGGAQAGTTNGQDRRRERTATAQEGIDPAEKAFGGPSQQGDGRAKSAPLPDPSREPGDDSNHVVNEVLADVRAVDVARTTPMDALALLHELQRRLDDANQET